From a single Chitinophaga sp. Cy-1792 genomic region:
- a CDS encoding RNA-binding protein, with protein sequence MNIYVANLHYRLNDEDLHQIFREFGEVTSAKVIKDHETGRSRGFGFVEMPNQEEGVKAMDSLNGTEVEGKQLMVNEARPKQPSNNFRGGGGGNRGGGGYGGGGRDRRY encoded by the coding sequence ATGAACATTTACGTAGCCAACCTGCACTACAGGTTGAACGATGAAGATCTTCATCAGATTTTCAGAGAATTTGGAGAGGTTACCTCCGCTAAGGTTATCAAAGACCATGAAACAGGTCGTTCACGCGGTTTCGGTTTCGTGGAAATGCCTAATCAGGAAGAAGGCGTAAAGGCTATGGATAGTTTGAATGGTACCGAAGTAGAAGGCAAACAGTTAATGGTAAACGAAGCTAGACCAAAACAACCAAGCAATAATTTCCGTGGTGGTGGCGGTGGAAACCGCGGTGGCGGTGGATACGGTGGCGGCGGTCGCGATCGTCGTTACTAG
- a CDS encoding DUF4230 domain-containing protein, whose amino-acid sequence MKKIIYTIILVLVAVLVFWIGRFFGSKTVSQQVISNSTIVKEIAELSSLDVQGSASIKRSNLTEGGSDWTDNLKKTFLENTIWVTIPYEAKYGVDIDEHNFKVSIAQKKIIIDLPAPKLLSYELKIDRMETANRKGLFLFQNDETYTDVQKKLYVETRGQMENSPVYIERSKAKIIGIMKEYYTPFLKDHVLEVRFAGDSARVVNNMNVKLD is encoded by the coding sequence ATGAAGAAGATTATTTACACCATCATACTTGTACTGGTAGCCGTGCTGGTTTTCTGGATCGGACGCTTCTTCGGCAGCAAAACCGTCAGCCAGCAGGTCATTTCCAACAGTACCATCGTAAAGGAAATCGCTGAACTCAGCAGCCTCGATGTACAGGGATCTGCCAGCATCAAGCGCAGTAACCTCACCGAAGGTGGCAGCGACTGGACAGACAACCTGAAGAAAACCTTCCTGGAAAATACCATCTGGGTCACCATCCCTTATGAAGCTAAATATGGTGTGGATATCGACGAACATAACTTTAAGGTATCCATCGCACAAAAAAAGATTATCATCGATCTGCCGGCGCCTAAACTGCTGAGTTATGAGCTGAAGATAGACAGGATGGAAACCGCCAACCGCAAAGGACTTTTCCTCTTCCAGAACGATGAAACCTATACCGATGTCCAGAAAAAACTCTATGTGGAAACACGCGGACAAATGGAAAACAGCCCGGTTTATATCGAGCGTTCCAAAGCAAAAATCATCGGCATCATGAAAGAATACTACACCCCCTTCCTGAAAGATCATGTACTGGAAGTCCGCTTTGCCGGCGACTCTGCAAGGGTAGTGAATAATATGAATGTGAAATTGGATTGA
- a CDS encoding GNAT family N-acetyltransferase produces MTVYQEGPFSVSTDKDRLDIDVIYNWLSNVSYWAKDIPREIVERAIAGSMCFGVYHEGALIGFGRLVTDKATFAYLMDVFILEEWRGKGLSKMLMQAMLAHPELQDLRRWLLMTTDAHGLYSKFGFAALPEPGKVMTLARPNPYAKKSSE; encoded by the coding sequence ATGACTGTTTACCAGGAAGGACCATTTTCAGTTTCCACAGATAAAGATCGTTTAGACATCGACGTTATTTACAACTGGCTCAGCAACGTATCCTATTGGGCGAAGGATATACCGAGGGAAATAGTAGAGCGCGCCATAGCAGGCTCCATGTGTTTTGGTGTATACCACGAAGGAGCACTGATCGGTTTTGGCCGGCTGGTAACGGATAAGGCTACCTTTGCCTACCTGATGGACGTTTTCATTCTCGAAGAATGGCGCGGCAAAGGGCTGTCCAAAATGCTGATGCAGGCGATGCTGGCACATCCCGAATTACAGGACCTGCGCCGCTGGTTGCTGATGACAACCGATGCACACGGCCTCTATAGCAAGTTTGGATTTGCCGCTCTGCCGGAACCGGGCAAGGTAATGACCTTAGCCAGGCCAAACCCCTATGCAAAAAAATCTTCAGAATAA
- a CDS encoding cupin domain-containing protein: MQYSANWWREKLQLQSHVEGGAFRETYRSEWMLDMTTLPAGITGNRNASTCIYFLLEHGEFSAFHRIAADEIWHFYDGQTLTIYEIEPGGNLLTHKLGRDFDKGERLQVIITAGNWFASRTEVAGGFSLTGCTVAPGFDFADFELAEKAPLQAAYPQHAQLIDELTR, from the coding sequence ATGCAATATTCAGCAAACTGGTGGCGGGAGAAACTACAGCTACAGTCGCACGTAGAAGGCGGTGCCTTCCGCGAAACCTATCGTTCAGAATGGATGCTGGACATGACTACGCTGCCAGCCGGTATCACAGGTAACCGGAATGCCTCCACCTGTATTTATTTCCTGCTGGAACATGGCGAATTTTCCGCCTTCCACCGTATAGCCGCTGACGAAATCTGGCACTTTTATGATGGCCAGACGCTCACCATATATGAAATAGAACCAGGTGGTAATCTCCTTACACATAAGCTGGGCCGCGACTTCGACAAAGGAGAACGCCTACAGGTCATCATTACCGCCGGTAACTGGTTTGCCTCCCGCACAGAAGTGGCTGGTGGCTTTTCCCTCACCGGATGTACCGTTGCCCCGGGATTCGATTTCGCCGACTTTGAGCTGGCAGAAAAAGCCCCCTTACAGGCCGCCTACCCCCAACATGCACAACTGATAGATGAACTGACCAGGTAA